The following coding sequences lie in one Arachis ipaensis cultivar K30076 chromosome B03, Araip1.1, whole genome shotgun sequence genomic window:
- the LOC107631493 gene encoding 60S ribosomal protein L35a-1 encodes MVKGRQGERVRLYVRGTILGYKRSKSNQYPNTSLIQIEGVNTKEEVAWYAGKKMAYIYKAKVKKNGTHYRCIWGKVTRPHGNSGIVRAKFKSNLPPKSMGARVRVFMYPSNI; translated from the exons ATGGTGAAGGGTCGCCAGGGAGAACGCGTCAG ACTCTACGTGAGGGGTACAATCCTTGGATACAAAAG ATCCAAGTCAAACCAGTACCCAAACACATCTCTTATCCAAATTGAGGGAGTGAACACCAAGGAAGAGGTAGCATGGTATGCTGGTAAGAAAATGGCTTACATCTACAAGGCTAAGGTGAAGAAGAATGGAACTCATTACCGCTGTATTTGGGGCAAGGTTACAAGGCCTCACGGTAACAGTGGTATTGTTCGTGCAAAATTCAAGTCAAATCTTCCACCGAAATCCATG GGAGCACGTGTAAGAGTATTTATGTATCCAAGCAACATCTAA
- the LOC107631492 gene encoding thioredoxin O1, mitochondrial isoform X1, which translates to MARSSILRSLVLSRAMLNRVRPFSNHLTSHSFPSPPQSHSSLFASVAAATIASSQLSLFHHSRSLSSASAPSDVVLVNSEKEFNDILRKVQDNSLHAIFYFTAVWCGPCRFISPIIGELSKKYPHVTTYKIDIDQEEIQGTLGKLQITSVPTLHFFQNGKKADELIGADVARLNHITEKLFKKD; encoded by the exons ATGGCGAGAAGCTCGATCCTTCGATCATTGGTTCTTAGCCGTGCAATGCTGAATAGGGTTCGCCCATTCTCCAACCATCTTACCTCTCATTCATTCCCCTCTCCTCCTCAATCTCACTCCTCTCTCTTCGCCTCCGTCGCCGCCGCCACCATCGCTTCCTCTCAGCTCTCTCTTTTCCACCACTCCCGCTCGCTTTCCTCCGCCTCAG CTCCTTCCGATGTTGTCCTTGTTAATTCAGAGAAAGAGTTCAATGATATCCTCAGAAAAgttcaag ATAACTCGTTGCATGCCATCTTCTATTTCACTGCAGTCTGGTGTGGACCTT GCAGGTTTATTTCTCCTATAATTGGAGAACTAAGTAAGAAGTACCCTCATGTAACAACATATAAGATTGATATTGATCAG GAAGAAATTCAAGGCACATTAGGCAAGTTACAGATTACATCTGTG CCAACACTCCATTTCTTTCAAAATGGAAAAAAGGCTGATGAACTTATAGGTGCCGATGTTGCACGATTGAACCATATTACAGAGAAACTCTTCAA GAAGGACTGA
- the LOC107631492 gene encoding thioredoxin O1, mitochondrial isoform X3: MARSSILRSLVLSRAMLNRVRPFSNHLTSHSFPSPPQSHSSLFASVAAATIASSQLSLFHHSRSLSSASAPSDVVLVNSEKEFNDILRKVQGRFISPIIGELSKKYPHVTTYKIDIDQEEIQGTLGKLQITSVPTLHFFQNGKKADELIGADVARLNHITEKLFKKD, encoded by the exons ATGGCGAGAAGCTCGATCCTTCGATCATTGGTTCTTAGCCGTGCAATGCTGAATAGGGTTCGCCCATTCTCCAACCATCTTACCTCTCATTCATTCCCCTCTCCTCCTCAATCTCACTCCTCTCTCTTCGCCTCCGTCGCCGCCGCCACCATCGCTTCCTCTCAGCTCTCTCTTTTCCACCACTCCCGCTCGCTTTCCTCCGCCTCAG CTCCTTCCGATGTTGTCCTTGTTAATTCAGAGAAAGAGTTCAATGATATCCTCAGAAAAgttcaag GCAGGTTTATTTCTCCTATAATTGGAGAACTAAGTAAGAAGTACCCTCATGTAACAACATATAAGATTGATATTGATCAG GAAGAAATTCAAGGCACATTAGGCAAGTTACAGATTACATCTGTG CCAACACTCCATTTCTTTCAAAATGGAAAAAAGGCTGATGAACTTATAGGTGCCGATGTTGCACGATTGAACCATATTACAGAGAAACTCTTCAA GAAGGACTGA
- the LOC107631492 gene encoding thioredoxin O1, mitochondrial isoform X2, whose amino-acid sequence MARSSILRSLVLSRAMLNRVRPFSNHLTSHSFPSPPQSHSSLFASVAAATIASSQLSLFHHSRSLSSASAPSDVVLVNSEKEFNDILRKVQDNSLHAIFYFTAVWCGPCRFISPIIGELSKKYPHVTTYKIDIDQEEIQGTLGKLQITSVPTLHFFQNGKKADELIGADVARLNHITEKLFK is encoded by the exons ATGGCGAGAAGCTCGATCCTTCGATCATTGGTTCTTAGCCGTGCAATGCTGAATAGGGTTCGCCCATTCTCCAACCATCTTACCTCTCATTCATTCCCCTCTCCTCCTCAATCTCACTCCTCTCTCTTCGCCTCCGTCGCCGCCGCCACCATCGCTTCCTCTCAGCTCTCTCTTTTCCACCACTCCCGCTCGCTTTCCTCCGCCTCAG CTCCTTCCGATGTTGTCCTTGTTAATTCAGAGAAAGAGTTCAATGATATCCTCAGAAAAgttcaag ATAACTCGTTGCATGCCATCTTCTATTTCACTGCAGTCTGGTGTGGACCTT GCAGGTTTATTTCTCCTATAATTGGAGAACTAAGTAAGAAGTACCCTCATGTAACAACATATAAGATTGATATTGATCAG GAAGAAATTCAAGGCACATTAGGCAAGTTACAGATTACATCTGTG CCAACACTCCATTTCTTTCAAAATGGAAAAAAGGCTGATGAACTTATAGGTGCCGATGTTGCACGATTGAACCATATTACAGAGAAACTCTTCAAGTAA
- the LOC107631491 gene encoding pentatricopeptide repeat-containing protein At4g39530: protein MVMTNNPSTSFSFPRQPYVVSAPSTPKTAICCYSPPELSKGHLGTRLTENHVAPTQTHQQSRVQPLIDLLKACEETRSVKIANCIHGYVLKSGFEGKDLLVFLNHIAHVYSKCMVYDAALNVFAGMPQRNVFSWTVMIVASNERRFYLDGLELFHMMLDEGVLPDGFAFSAVLQSCVGFGSTALGEMVHAQVVVRGFLMHAVVATSLLNFYAKLGKCESSIKVFNSMTELNNVSWNAMISGFTSNGLHLQAFSWFINMIEEGVAPNTFTFLSVSKAAGQLGDINKCHEVHRYASKWGLDSNTVVGTALIDMYSKCGFLSDARVLFDSKFTCCPVNTPWNAMITGYSQAGSHQDALQLFSTMRQNDVKPDVYTFSCVFNSISALKCAKTLAETHGMTLKFGIDVMQISASNALADAYAKCESIEAAENVFNRMEEKDIVSWTTMITAYCQYSELEKALAIFSQMRNEGFAPNHFTFSSVITACGGLCLLEYGQQVHALICKANLDSEACIESALIDMYAKCGNLMEAKKIFERISNPDTVTWTAIISTYAQHGLVKDALQLFRKMEQSGAKVNAVTLLCILFACSHGGMVDDGLKIFHQMEDAYRVVPEMEHYACVVDLLGRVGRLDEAMEFIDKMPIKPNEMVWHTLLGACRLHGNAELGEMAVQKILSVQPEHPSAYVLLSNTYIELGLHKDGDSLREVMKERGIRKEPGHSWISVRGEVHKFYAGDQQHPQKDRIYTVLHELYANIKRVHCGQEFNYVA, encoded by the exons ATGGTGATGACCAACAATCCCAGCAcgagcttttcctttccacgccAACCTTACGTTGTCTCCGCACCTTCCACTCCCAAA ACTGCAATTTGCTGCTACTCACCTCCAGAGCTTTCAAAGGGCCACCTTGGAACCAGATTAACGGAAAACCACGTTGCGCCAACTCAAACCCATCAACAGTCCCGGGTTCAAccactcattgatctcctgaaGGCTTGCGAAGAAACTAGGTCTGTAAAGATTGCAAATTGCATTCATGGGTACGTACTAAAATCCGGTTTTGAGGGCAAGGACTTGTTGGTGTTTCTGAACCATATAGCTCACGTCTACTCCAAGTGCATGGTCTATGATGCTGCCCTTAACGTGTTTGCTGGTATGCCCCAAAGGAATGTGTTTTCTTGGACCGTCATGATTGTTGCATCTAATGAACGTAGATTCTACCTTGATGGATTGGAGCTGTTTCATATGATGTTAGACGAAGGAGTGTTGCCTGATGGGTTTGCTTTCTCTGCTGTTCTGCAATCATGTGTTGGATTTGGTTCGACTGCGCTTGGCGAGATGGTGCATGCCCAGGTTGTTGTCAGAGGCTTTCTGATGCATGCGGTTGTTGCCACGTCTCTTCTTAACTTCTATGCCAAGTTAGGCAAGTGTGAAAGTTCGATTAAGGTGTTTAACAGCATGACAGAGCTTAATAATGTCTCTTGGAATGCAATGATATCAGGTTTTACCTCTAATGGTCTACACCTACAAGCATTTAGTTGGTTTATCAATATGATTGAAGAAGGGGTTGCACCTAATACTTTCACCTTTTTAAGTGTTTCTAAGGCTGCTGGGCAGTTGGGTGACATTAACAAGTGTCATGAAGTTCATAGGTATGCTTCCAAATGGGGATTGGACTCCAACACTGTAGTTGGAACAGCTCTGATTGATATGTATTCCAAATGTGGGTTTCTGTCCGATGCACGAGTTCTTTTTGACTCGAAGTTCACATGTTGTCCGGTTAACACACCCTGGAACGCAATGATAACAGGTTATTCACAAGCTGGTTCTCACCAAGATGCTTTGCAACTGTTTTCAACGATGCGTCAAAATGATGTCAAACCAGATGTTTACACATTCAGTTGTGTgttcaactcaatttctgctttgAAGTGTGCAAAAACCTTGGCAGAGACTCATGGGATGACTTTAAAATTTGGAATTGATGTGATGCAAATCAGTGCTTCAAACGCCCTTGCTGATGCATATGCCAAATGCGAGTCAATTGAAGCTGCAGAGAACGTATTTAACAGAATGGAAGAGAAGGACATTGTATCTTGGACAACCATGATCACTGCATATTGTCAATATTCTGAGTTGGAGAAAGCCTTGGCCATCTTCTCTCAAATGCGCAATGAAGGTTTTGCTCCCAATCATTTTACCTTTTCAAGTGTGATAACAGCATGTGGTGGCCTTTGTTTACTGGAATATGGTCAACAAGTTCATGCCCTGATATGCAAGGCCAACCTGGATTCTGAAGCATGTATAGAAAGTGCTCTAATTGACATGTATGCAAAATGCGGTAATCTGATGGAAGCAAAGAAGATTTTTGAAAGAATATCTAACCCAGACACTGTTACTTGGACTGCGATAATATCAACTTATGCTCAACATGGTCTAGTTAAAGATGCACTTCAATTATTCAGAAAGATGGAACAGTCAGGGGCAAAGGTCAATGCTGTTACTCTATTATGCATCCTTTTTGCTTGTAGCCACGGAGGCATGGTGGACGATGGGTTGAAAATTTTCCATCAGATGGAGGACGCCTACCGTGTGGTACCGGAAATGGAACACTATGCTTGTGTTGTTGATCTCTTGGGGCGCGTTGGTCGCTTAGATGAAGCAATGGAATTCATAGACAAGATGCCAATCAAGCCAAATGAAATGGTGTGGCATACATTGTTAGGGGCATGTAGACTTCATGGAAATGCCGAGTTGGGGGAGATGGCGGTGCAAAAGATCTTATCCGTTCAACCAGAACATCCATCTGCTTATGTTCTTCTGTCCAACACTTACATAGAGTTAGGACTCCACAAAGATGGAGATAGTTTGAGAGAGGTGATGAAAGAACGAGGCATAAGAAAGGAACCAGGACATAGTTGGATTTCTGTGAGAGGGGAGGTTCACAAGTTTTATGCTGGGGATCAACAGCACCCACAAAAAGATAGAATCTACACTGTTTTACATGAGTTGTATGCAAATATTAAGCGCGTGCATTGTGGACAAGAATTCAATTATGTAGCTTaa
- the LOC107631490 gene encoding copper-transporting ATPase RAN1 isoform X1 has protein sequence MAPSVRDIQLTPSGKTSLAAAADDSGDLEDVRLLDSYDKDDVEAAATTSTKRIQVRVTGMTCAACSNSVESALMSFDGVVSASVALLQNRADVVFNPSLAKDEDIKNAVEDAGFEAEVLTEPQQSASGTKPNGATLVGQFTITGMTCAACVNSVEGILKDLGGVKKAVVALATSLGEVEYDPNVISKDEIVRAIEDAGFEASFVQSNEQDKVVLGVVGVYSLGDAQVLEGMLSRMKGVRQFRFNIVSNELDVVFDPEVIRPRSLVDGIQLGSKGKFRLNVRNPYARMASTDGAESSAMFRLFTSSLFLSVPLFFMGVVCPHIPFIYSLLLRRCGPFLMGDWLKWALVSVIQFVIGRRFYIAAGRALRNGSTNMDVLVALGTTASYVYSVCALLYGAVTGFWSPTYFETSAMLITFVLLGKYLECLAKGKTSDAIKKLVELAPATALLIVKDKGGKLIEEREIDSLLIEPGDTLKVLPGTKIPADGIVKWGSSYVNESMVTGESVPVLKELNASVIGGTINSHGVLHIQATKVGSDTVLSQIISLVETAQMSKAPIQKFADYVASIFVPTVVALSLLTFLCWYTAGALEAYPKEWLPENGNHFVFALMFSISVVVIACPCALGLATPTAVMVATGVGANNGVLIKGGDALERAQMVKYVIFDKTGTLTQGKATVTTVKVFTGMERGEFLTLVASAEASSEHPLGKAILQYARHFHFFDESSTTNGTLNDAKELNSGWLHDVSDFSALPGRGVQCFIDGKRILYYPEQVGNRKLLSENGIDISTEVENFVVELEESAKTGILVAYDDVLTGVLGVADPLKREASVVIDGLHKMGVIPVMVTGDNWRTARAVAKELGIQDVRAEVMPAGKADVVRSFQKDGSIVAMVGDGINDSPALAAADVGLAIGAGTDIAIEAADYVLMRDNLEDVITAIDLSRKTFSRIRLNYVFAMAYNVIAIPVAAGVFFPSLGIQLPPWVAGACMALSSVSVVCSSLLLRRYRKPRLTAILEIVVE, from the exons ATGGCGCCGAGTGTCCGAGACATTCAGCTAACTCCCTCCGGTAAAACCTCCCTCGCCGCCGCCGCCGACGACTCCGGTGACCTCGAAGATGTTCGCCTTCTCGATTCCTACGATAAGGACGACGTTGAAGCAGCAGCAACAACATCAACGAAGCGGATTCAGGTCAGAGTCACCGGCATGACCTGTGCCGCATGTTCCAACTCCGTCGAATCCGCTCTCATGTCCTTTGACGGCGTCGTTTCCGCTTCCGTCGCACTTCTCCAGAACCGTGCCGACGTCGTTTTCAATCCGAGCCTCGCCAAG GATGAAGACATTAAGAATGCGGTTGAAGATGCAGGTTTCGAAGCCGAGGTTTTGACGGAACCTCAACAAAGCGCGTCTGGAACGAAGCCAAATGGTGCTACTCTTGTAGGACAGTTCACCATCACGGGGATGACGTGTGCGGCGTGCGTGAACTCCGTGGAAGGGATCCTCAAGGACCTCGGTGGTGTGAAGAAGGCTGTGGTGGCTTTGGCTACTTCGTTAGGTGAGGTTGAGTATGATCCAAATGTGATTAGCAAGGATGAGATCGTCCGTGCGATTGAAGATGCTGGGTTCGAGGCTTCGTTTGTGCAGAGCAATGAGCAGGACAAGGTGGTGCTAGGTGTTGTTGGTGTGTACAGTTTGGGTGATGCTCAGGTTCTGGAAGGTATGCTGAGTAGGATGAAAGGTGTGAGGCAGTTCCGATTCAACATCGTGTCGAATGAGTTGGATGTTGTGTTTGATCCCGAAGTTATTAGGCCTCGATCACTTGTCGATGGGATCCAGCTTGGGAGTAAAGGGAAATTTAGGTTGAATGTTAGGAACCCTTATGCCAGAATGGCTTCTACAGATGGTGCCGAGAGCTCAGCTATGTTTCGGCTTTTCACTTCCAGCCTGTTTCTTAGT GTTCCTCTCTTCTTCATGGGGGTAGTTTGTCCTCACATACCATTCATATACTCCTTATTACTCAGGAGATGTGGACCTTTCCTCATGGGTGATTGGTTGAAATGGGCATTAGTGAGTGTTATCCAATTTGTGATTGGAAGGCGCTTCTACATTGCAGCGGGCAGGGCTCTTAGGAATGGTTCAACAAACATGGATGTCCTGGTTGCTTTAGGAACTACAGCCTCCTATGTTTATTCTGTTTGTGCTCTTCTGTATGGTGCTGTTACTGGATTTTGGTCTCCAACATACTTTGAAACAAGTGCTATGCTCATAACATTTGTATTGTTGGGCAAGTATTTGGAATGCCTTGCCAAGGGAAAGACATCTGATGCCATTAAGAAGTTAGTGGAACTTGCTCCTGCAACTGCTTTATTGATTGTAAAAGATAAAG GTGGTAAATTAATTGAGGAAAGGGAAATAGACTCCTTACTCATTGAACCTGGTGATACATTAAAAGTTCTTCCTGGTACAAAGATTCCCGCTGATGGTATTGTTAAGTGGGGCTCAAGTTATGTAAATGAGAGCATGGTGACTGGTGAATCTGTACCTGTTTTGAAAGAGCTCAATGCATCAGTTATTGGAGGTACAATTAATTCACATGGTGTCCTGCACATTCAAGCAACTAAAGTAGGATCCGATACAGTTTTGAGTCAGATAATTAGTTTGGTGGAGACAGCCCAGATGTCCAAAGCTCCCATTCAGAAGTTTGCTGATTAT GTAGCAAGCATATTTGTTCCTACTGTTGTGGCTTTGTCATTATTGACATTCCTGTGTTG GTATACTGCTGGGGCTCTTGAAGCTTACCCAAAAGAATGGCTACCAGAAAATGGAAATCATTTCGTTTTTGCTCTAATGTTTTCGATATCTGTTGTGGTGATTGCATGCCCGTGTGCCCTTGGTTTGGCAACACCAACTGCTGTCATGGTGGCAACAGGGGTTGGGGCTAACAATGGTGTGTTAATTAAAGGAGGAGATGCCTTGGAAAGGGCTCAGATGGTGAAGTATGTTATATTTGATAAGACAGGCACTCTAACTCAAGGGAAAGCCACTGTTACTACTGTCAAGGTGTTCACAGGAATGGAGCGAGGAGAATTTCTTACACTGGTGGCTTCTGCTGAG GCTAGCAGTGAACACCCATTGGGAAAAGCAATATTACAATATGCACGCCATTTTCATTTCTTTGATGAGTCCTCTACTACCAATGGTACTCTGAATGATGCGAAGGAATTAAATTCTGGGTGGCTTCATGATGTATCAGATTTCTCTGCTCTCCCAGGAAGAGGTGTCCAGTGCTTTATAGATGGGAAGCGCATTTTG TATTATCCTGAACAGGTTGGTAACAGAAAGCTGCTGTCAGAAAATGGTATAGATATTTCCACTGAAGTGGAAAATTTTGTGGTAGAGCTTGAAGAAAGTGCAAAGACAGGAATACTGGTAGCATATGATGACGTTCTAACTGGAGTGTTAGGTGTTGCAGACCCACTAAAGAGAGAAGCTTCTGTTGTTATAGATGGCCTCCATAAAATGGGAGTCATACCTGTTATGGTTACAGGAGACAATTGGAGAACAGCTCGAGCTGTTGCAAAGGAG CTTGGAATTCAAGATGTGAGGGCAGAGGTTATGCCGGCAGGAAAGGCGGATGTTGTTCGATCCTTTCAAAAGGATGGGAGCATAGTAGCAATGGTGGGTGATGGCATCAATGACTCTCCTGCATTAGCCGCTGCAGATGTTGGTTTGGCAATTGGAGCTGGGACTGATATTGCAATAGAAGCCGCTGACTATGTGCTGATGAGAGATAACTTGGAAGATGTGATCACAGCCATTGATCTTTCTAGGAAGACATTTTCTCGTATTCGATTGAACTATGTATTTGCCATGGCTTACAATGTTATTGCAATACCAGTTGCTGCGGGGGTGTTTTTCCCTTCTCTGGGGATCCAGCTGCCACCGTGGGTTGCTGGTGCATGCATGGCTCTCTCCTCTGTAAGTGTTGTATGCTCTTCTTTGCTTTTGAGAAGATATAGAAAACCCAGACTTACCGCAATACTTGAAATAGTTGTagaataa
- the LOC107631490 gene encoding copper-transporting ATPase RAN1 isoform X2: protein MAPSVRDIQLTPSGKTSLAAAADDSGDLEDVRLLDSYDKDDVEAAATTSTKRIQVRVTGMTCAACSNSVESALMSFDGVVSASVALLQNRADVVFNPSLAKDEDIKNAVEDAGFEAEVLTEPQQSASGTKPNGATLVGQFTITGMTCAACVNSVEGILKDLGGVKKAVVALATSLGEVEYDPNVISKDEIVRAIEDAGFEASFVQSNEQDKVVLGVVGVYSLGDAQVLEGMLSRMKGVRQFRFNIVSNELDVVFDPEVIRPRSLVDGIQLGSKGKFRLNVRNPYARMASTDGAESSAMFRLFTSSLFLSVPLFFMGVVCPHIPFIYSLLLRRCGPFLMGDWLKWALVSVIQFVIGRRFYIAAGRALRNGSTNMDVLVALGTTASYVYSVCALLYGAVTGFWSPTYFETSAMLITFVLLGKYLECLAKGKTSDAIKKLVELAPATALLIVKDKGGKLIEEREIDSLLIEPGDTLKVLPGTKIPADGIVKWGSSYVNESMVTGESVPVLKELNASVIGGTINSHGVLHIQATKVGSDTVLSQIISLVETAQMSKAPIQKFADYVASIFVPTVVALSLLTFLCWYTAGALEAYPKEWLPENGNHFVFALMFSISVVVIACPCALGLATPTAVMVATGVGANNGVLIKGGDALERAQMVKYVIFDKTGTLTQGKATVTTVKVFTGMERGEFLTLVASAEASSEHPLGKAILQYARHFHFFDESSTTNGTLNDAKELNSGWLHDVSDFSALPGRGVQCFIDGKRILVGNRKLLSENGIDISTEVENFVVELEESAKTGILVAYDDVLTGVLGVADPLKREASVVIDGLHKMGVIPVMVTGDNWRTARAVAKELGIQDVRAEVMPAGKADVVRSFQKDGSIVAMVGDGINDSPALAAADVGLAIGAGTDIAIEAADYVLMRDNLEDVITAIDLSRKTFSRIRLNYVFAMAYNVIAIPVAAGVFFPSLGIQLPPWVAGACMALSSVSVVCSSLLLRRYRKPRLTAILEIVVE from the exons ATGGCGCCGAGTGTCCGAGACATTCAGCTAACTCCCTCCGGTAAAACCTCCCTCGCCGCCGCCGCCGACGACTCCGGTGACCTCGAAGATGTTCGCCTTCTCGATTCCTACGATAAGGACGACGTTGAAGCAGCAGCAACAACATCAACGAAGCGGATTCAGGTCAGAGTCACCGGCATGACCTGTGCCGCATGTTCCAACTCCGTCGAATCCGCTCTCATGTCCTTTGACGGCGTCGTTTCCGCTTCCGTCGCACTTCTCCAGAACCGTGCCGACGTCGTTTTCAATCCGAGCCTCGCCAAG GATGAAGACATTAAGAATGCGGTTGAAGATGCAGGTTTCGAAGCCGAGGTTTTGACGGAACCTCAACAAAGCGCGTCTGGAACGAAGCCAAATGGTGCTACTCTTGTAGGACAGTTCACCATCACGGGGATGACGTGTGCGGCGTGCGTGAACTCCGTGGAAGGGATCCTCAAGGACCTCGGTGGTGTGAAGAAGGCTGTGGTGGCTTTGGCTACTTCGTTAGGTGAGGTTGAGTATGATCCAAATGTGATTAGCAAGGATGAGATCGTCCGTGCGATTGAAGATGCTGGGTTCGAGGCTTCGTTTGTGCAGAGCAATGAGCAGGACAAGGTGGTGCTAGGTGTTGTTGGTGTGTACAGTTTGGGTGATGCTCAGGTTCTGGAAGGTATGCTGAGTAGGATGAAAGGTGTGAGGCAGTTCCGATTCAACATCGTGTCGAATGAGTTGGATGTTGTGTTTGATCCCGAAGTTATTAGGCCTCGATCACTTGTCGATGGGATCCAGCTTGGGAGTAAAGGGAAATTTAGGTTGAATGTTAGGAACCCTTATGCCAGAATGGCTTCTACAGATGGTGCCGAGAGCTCAGCTATGTTTCGGCTTTTCACTTCCAGCCTGTTTCTTAGT GTTCCTCTCTTCTTCATGGGGGTAGTTTGTCCTCACATACCATTCATATACTCCTTATTACTCAGGAGATGTGGACCTTTCCTCATGGGTGATTGGTTGAAATGGGCATTAGTGAGTGTTATCCAATTTGTGATTGGAAGGCGCTTCTACATTGCAGCGGGCAGGGCTCTTAGGAATGGTTCAACAAACATGGATGTCCTGGTTGCTTTAGGAACTACAGCCTCCTATGTTTATTCTGTTTGTGCTCTTCTGTATGGTGCTGTTACTGGATTTTGGTCTCCAACATACTTTGAAACAAGTGCTATGCTCATAACATTTGTATTGTTGGGCAAGTATTTGGAATGCCTTGCCAAGGGAAAGACATCTGATGCCATTAAGAAGTTAGTGGAACTTGCTCCTGCAACTGCTTTATTGATTGTAAAAGATAAAG GTGGTAAATTAATTGAGGAAAGGGAAATAGACTCCTTACTCATTGAACCTGGTGATACATTAAAAGTTCTTCCTGGTACAAAGATTCCCGCTGATGGTATTGTTAAGTGGGGCTCAAGTTATGTAAATGAGAGCATGGTGACTGGTGAATCTGTACCTGTTTTGAAAGAGCTCAATGCATCAGTTATTGGAGGTACAATTAATTCACATGGTGTCCTGCACATTCAAGCAACTAAAGTAGGATCCGATACAGTTTTGAGTCAGATAATTAGTTTGGTGGAGACAGCCCAGATGTCCAAAGCTCCCATTCAGAAGTTTGCTGATTAT GTAGCAAGCATATTTGTTCCTACTGTTGTGGCTTTGTCATTATTGACATTCCTGTGTTG GTATACTGCTGGGGCTCTTGAAGCTTACCCAAAAGAATGGCTACCAGAAAATGGAAATCATTTCGTTTTTGCTCTAATGTTTTCGATATCTGTTGTGGTGATTGCATGCCCGTGTGCCCTTGGTTTGGCAACACCAACTGCTGTCATGGTGGCAACAGGGGTTGGGGCTAACAATGGTGTGTTAATTAAAGGAGGAGATGCCTTGGAAAGGGCTCAGATGGTGAAGTATGTTATATTTGATAAGACAGGCACTCTAACTCAAGGGAAAGCCACTGTTACTACTGTCAAGGTGTTCACAGGAATGGAGCGAGGAGAATTTCTTACACTGGTGGCTTCTGCTGAG GCTAGCAGTGAACACCCATTGGGAAAAGCAATATTACAATATGCACGCCATTTTCATTTCTTTGATGAGTCCTCTACTACCAATGGTACTCTGAATGATGCGAAGGAATTAAATTCTGGGTGGCTTCATGATGTATCAGATTTCTCTGCTCTCCCAGGAAGAGGTGTCCAGTGCTTTATAGATGGGAAGCGCATTTTG GTTGGTAACAGAAAGCTGCTGTCAGAAAATGGTATAGATATTTCCACTGAAGTGGAAAATTTTGTGGTAGAGCTTGAAGAAAGTGCAAAGACAGGAATACTGGTAGCATATGATGACGTTCTAACTGGAGTGTTAGGTGTTGCAGACCCACTAAAGAGAGAAGCTTCTGTTGTTATAGATGGCCTCCATAAAATGGGAGTCATACCTGTTATGGTTACAGGAGACAATTGGAGAACAGCTCGAGCTGTTGCAAAGGAG CTTGGAATTCAAGATGTGAGGGCAGAGGTTATGCCGGCAGGAAAGGCGGATGTTGTTCGATCCTTTCAAAAGGATGGGAGCATAGTAGCAATGGTGGGTGATGGCATCAATGACTCTCCTGCATTAGCCGCTGCAGATGTTGGTTTGGCAATTGGAGCTGGGACTGATATTGCAATAGAAGCCGCTGACTATGTGCTGATGAGAGATAACTTGGAAGATGTGATCACAGCCATTGATCTTTCTAGGAAGACATTTTCTCGTATTCGATTGAACTATGTATTTGCCATGGCTTACAATGTTATTGCAATACCAGTTGCTGCGGGGGTGTTTTTCCCTTCTCTGGGGATCCAGCTGCCACCGTGGGTTGCTGGTGCATGCATGGCTCTCTCCTCTGTAAGTGTTGTATGCTCTTCTTTGCTTTTGAGAAGATATAGAAAACCCAGACTTACCGCAATACTTGAAATAGTTGTagaataa